In one Candidatus Ozemobacteraceae bacterium genomic region, the following are encoded:
- the pilM gene encoding pilus assembly protein PilM yields MSSQPIVFDGLKKVIGLDIGSTSIKAVLLELQSGAPICRGMYCFDVPRDIGLTKPVLLEGLRNVAAAFGHETKSVALLTADRDVQLKFVEKPPMTRQQLDQVMELEMKPPPSLEGPTVELAHTYTILGQSALEERATVHLLVASFPVSWLREKEEQIREAGLSLEGVYPYPVALRECFWINYGESFEEKVSPYLIALLNLGATSNQVAVCDLQTLRLARTFPFAGDELTQSLTKTYKSGGQEIVLDRNAAEQYKVTIGILSPEEQRAYESDAVEIQVSEGIRRGMERMMQKVRLSLDYFKGQMKSQVSQAFVFGGAANLRSLEGNLQENLTVSLIQPLFPFKSVPFLPKDGQTPDPRLAPVIVPAVGAALCGMRGNAAVLNLMEGMQAERRKRIQRMIATVLVPALCGLAALLAPALYAWQVYLPHRARVMRAVEENVRMTNEFAQVASFKAQYDQLVKQKRDLTIRTTFIQSILRKRIFWSRIFTELGTCMPPEVWLTEILSDDYVAAQSTALDQSMGGGMPGETGGGQKPAARKGPRSLSMKGRSFGFGAFSTFIKNLEGSAAFQNVVWQRSERAQAGTEIVEFSVSCELRPPAAGGGKQP; encoded by the coding sequence ATGAGCAGCCAACCAATCGTCTTCGACGGCTTGAAGAAGGTCATCGGCCTCGACATCGGCTCGACCTCGATCAAGGCGGTCCTGCTGGAACTCCAGTCCGGCGCGCCCATCTGCCGCGGCATGTACTGCTTCGACGTGCCGCGCGACATCGGGCTGACGAAGCCGGTCCTGCTCGAAGGTCTGCGCAACGTGGCGGCCGCCTTCGGCCACGAGACGAAGTCCGTCGCCCTGCTCACCGCCGACCGCGACGTCCAGCTGAAGTTCGTCGAAAAACCTCCCATGACCCGGCAACAGCTCGACCAGGTCATGGAGCTCGAGATGAAGCCGCCGCCCAGCCTCGAAGGCCCGACGGTCGAACTCGCGCACACCTACACCATTCTCGGACAATCCGCCCTCGAAGAACGGGCCACGGTGCATTTGCTCGTGGCCTCCTTCCCGGTATCCTGGCTCCGCGAAAAAGAGGAGCAGATCAGGGAAGCCGGCCTTTCGCTCGAGGGCGTCTATCCGTATCCCGTGGCCCTGCGCGAGTGCTTCTGGATCAACTACGGCGAGAGTTTCGAGGAAAAAGTGTCGCCCTATCTCATCGCCCTGTTGAACCTCGGAGCTACGTCCAACCAGGTCGCCGTCTGCGATCTGCAGACTCTCCGCCTCGCTCGTACGTTCCCCTTCGCGGGGGATGAGCTGACTCAATCCCTGACCAAAACCTACAAATCGGGTGGCCAGGAGATCGTTCTCGACCGGAACGCGGCCGAACAGTACAAGGTGACCATCGGCATTCTCTCACCCGAGGAACAGCGGGCCTACGAGAGCGATGCCGTCGAGATACAGGTTTCCGAGGGTATCAGGCGCGGGATGGAACGCATGATGCAGAAGGTGCGCCTGTCCCTCGACTACTTCAAGGGCCAGATGAAGAGCCAGGTCAGCCAGGCCTTCGTCTTCGGCGGCGCTGCCAATTTGCGCAGTCTCGAAGGCAACCTGCAGGAGAATCTGACGGTCAGCCTCATCCAGCCCCTCTTCCCGTTCAAATCCGTGCCGTTCCTGCCGAAAGACGGCCAGACGCCCGACCCGCGCCTCGCGCCCGTAATCGTCCCGGCCGTCGGAGCCGCCCTGTGCGGCATGCGTGGCAACGCGGCCGTCCTCAATCTGATGGAAGGCATGCAGGCCGAGCGGCGGAAGCGGATCCAGCGCATGATCGCGACCGTGCTCGTGCCCGCCCTGTGCGGCCTGGCCGCCCTGCTCGCGCCCGCGCTGTATGCCTGGCAGGTGTATCTGCCCCACCGGGCGCGGGTCATGCGGGCCGTCGAGGAAAACGTCCGCATGACGAACGAGTTCGCGCAGGTCGCCTCGTTCAAGGCCCAGTATGACCAGCTCGTGAAGCAAAAACGGGACCTGACGATCCGCACGACGTTCATCCAGAGCATTCTCCGCAAGCGCATCTTCTGGTCGAGAATCTTTACCGAGCTGGGAACCTGCATGCCGCCCGAAGTCTGGTTGACCGAGATCCTGAGCGACGATTACGTCGCCGCTCAGAGCACGGCCCTCGACCAGTCGATGGGGGGCGGGATGCCGGGTGAAACCGGCGGTGGCCAGAAGCCCGCCGCCAGGAAAGGGCCGCGAAGCCTGAGCATGAAGGGCCGGAGCTTCGGCTTCGGCGCGTTTTCCACGTTCATCAAGAACCTCGAAGGCTCGGCGGCGTTCCAAAACGTTGTCTGGCAGAGGAGCGAACGGGCCCAGGCGGGAACGGAGATCGTCGAGTTCTCCGTCTCGTGCGAACTGCGGCCGCCTGCCGCCGGGGGAGGAAAGCAGCCGTGA
- the pilO gene encoding type 4a pilus biogenesis protein PilO yields MNQQVIIAILVISLALVGYDWQYNHPQRQMGVTAQEQTNEKLRQDLNTALDAKAKIATLQADIKKTQALSVELSKQLPKRSEAGALLEQITTTSTTKRMRIDSVTPAALAAKTVGIRLAANDPVAQVKYEEMELSLEMHTFYRDLGAYLERLEQIPRLVDVDGIQVLAPTKPGPLEIKMRVKTYIYGG; encoded by the coding sequence GTGAACCAGCAGGTCATCATCGCCATCCTGGTGATCAGCCTCGCGCTGGTCGGCTACGATTGGCAGTACAACCACCCGCAGCGCCAGATGGGCGTGACGGCCCAGGAACAGACGAACGAGAAGCTCCGCCAGGACCTGAACACGGCCCTCGACGCCAAGGCGAAGATCGCCACCCTCCAGGCCGATATCAAAAAAACGCAGGCGCTCTCGGTCGAACTGTCGAAACAGTTGCCCAAGCGGAGCGAGGCGGGCGCCCTCCTCGAGCAGATCACCACCACTTCGACCACGAAACGGATGCGGATCGACTCGGTCACCCCTGCAGCCCTGGCCGCCAAGACCGTCGGCATCAGGCTGGCGGCGAACGATCCGGTGGCCCAGGTCAAATACGAGGAGATGGAACTGTCTCTCGAAATGCACACCTTCTATCGCGATCTCGGAGCCTACCTGGAGCGCCTGGAACAGATCCCGCGCCTCGTCGACGTGGACGGGATCCAGGTGCTTGCGCCGACGAAACCCGGCCCCCTGGAGATCAAGATGCGCGTGAAAACCTACATCTACGGCGGGTGA